TCTCCGTCGACGACATCGACGAGTCCCTCGCCATCGCCGCCCGCCACGGATTCCACCCGCTCCGCGGCGTCGCGACATATCAGGACCTCTACAAGCTCACGTACCTGCGCGGCCCGAGCGGCATCCTCGTGATGTTCGCGCAAGACCTCACGAAGAGCTGACCGCGGCCGTTGCGGGATCAAAACCGCACCGGCAACCCCCGGCGGAGGCGCGTTCTCGATCCCGCACCGAGGCGCTCACGTCAGGCAGCGACCATCCCGCGCCAGATCACCTCGATCGCGGCGCGCATCCGCTCGACCACCGCAGGATCGCTGACCCGGTCGCCGCGCACGACGAGCTGGTAGTACGCGACACCTGCGATGGCGTCGAAGCAGGCCTCCACATCGAGGTCGGCCCGCAGCTCGCCCCGCGCGATGCCCGTCCGTAGCGCGTTCTGCAGCGGTACCCGGCGCCGCGAGACATGCGACTGCCAATACGTTTTCTGCAGCGCACGATCGGCCATCACCAGACGGATGCGCTGCCGGAATCGCGCCTCGGAGTAGCCGGGGGCCGAGGGCGCCACACCGTCGGCCCCGAGCCCGAGCCCCGCGAGCAGGATCTCGTGCAGATCGGCATCGACCGGGTACTCCGGCGGCACCTCGCGCCCGACGTCGAGCGCGGCGGCGATCAGCAGCGTCAGAGAGGGCCAGCGTCGGTACAGCGCCGCCCGACTCACTCCGCTGCGGGCGACCACACGCGACACCGTGACCTCCTCGCCCGCATCGATGATCTCGAGCGTCGCCGTGACGATCTGCCCATCGATCTCCTCGTCACGCGGTCGACCGGGGCGGCGGCCGACCGCAGCCCCGGCTTTCCTCTCCAGGACGGTCACGTGGCCAGGGCCTTGGCACGGAGTCGGGCGATCGTGGCATCGGAGAGTCCCGCGGCGCGCAGCGGCGTCAGCGGGTCACCGTGCTGCGCGCGGAGGGTGTCCAGCAGACTGCGCATCGACACGTCCATCGAGCCCTCCAACAACGACGACGACTTCTCGAGGGCATCGGCGTCGAAGCCGAGTGCCTTCCACATCGCCCCCATCACCGGGGCCGTGCGCGCCATGATTGCGACCATGTTGTCGCCGGTGCGCGCGTAGTCCGCGACGATGTCGTCGTCGGCCGCGCCGAGCACGAGCAGCAGCATGGCCGCGAGCACACCGGTGCGGTCTCGGCCGGCGGCGCAGTGGAAGGCGACCGCACCGGGCGTGTGCGCGATCACGGTGAGCGCGATCACCAGCTGGGGCGCCGCGCTCTCGGCCATGCGCTGATACATGAGTCCCATCGCCTCGTCCGTGAGCGCCGGCTGCTCGCGATCCATCGTCTCCCCGACGTCCGCGATGAGCGGCAGGTGGTGGTACGCGACCGGATGCGCGCCGAGCGGGCCACGGCCGGTGAGGGAAGCCTCCCGCGGCGAGCGCAGATCGATGATCGCGGTGAGCCCACGATCGATGAGCTGGTCCGCGGCCTGCGGGGTCACGTAGGCGAGGTCGTCGGCGCGGATGGCGACCCCCTCACGGAGCACACCGCCGTCGATCGCGATGCCTCCGAGATCGCGCAGGTTGACCGGGGCGCTGAGGACGAGGTCGGTGTCGATGAGGGTCATGTGATTCTCCTTCGGATGAGGGCGCTGCCCTGGTCGATCACCGTGACGAGCACGA
Above is a window of Microbacterium aurugineum DNA encoding:
- a CDS encoding TetR/AcrR family transcriptional regulator, which produces MTVLERKAGAAVGRRPGRPRDEEIDGQIVTATLEIIDAGEEVTVSRVVARSGVSRAALYRRWPSLTLLIAAALDVGREVPPEYPVDADLHEILLAGLGLGADGVAPSAPGYSEARFRQRIRLVMADRALQKTYWQSHVSRRRVPLQNALRTGIARGELRADLDVEACFDAIAGVAYYQLVVRGDRVSDPAVVERMRAAIEVIWRGMVAA
- a CDS encoding tyrosine-protein phosphatase, yielding MTLIDTDLVLSAPVNLRDLGGIAIDGGVLREGVAIRADDLAYVTPQAADQLIDRGLTAIIDLRSPREASLTGRGPLGAHPVAYHHLPLIADVGETMDREQPALTDEAMGLMYQRMAESAAPQLVIALTVIAHTPGAVAFHCAAGRDRTGVLAAMLLLVLGAADDDIVADYARTGDNMVAIMARTAPVMGAMWKALGFDADALEKSSSLLEGSMDVSMRSLLDTLRAQHGDPLTPLRAAGLSDATIARLRAKALAT